Proteins encoded within one genomic window of Helicobacter acinonychis:
- a CDS encoding urease accessory protein UreD: protein MTTYAQDSKLRLKTKIGADGRCVIEDNFFTPPFKLMAPFYPKDDLAEIMLLAVSPGLMKGDAQDMQLNIGQNCKLRITSQSFEKIHNTEDGFASRDMHIVVGENAFLDFAPFPLIPFENAHFKGNTTISLYSGSQLLYSEIIVAGRVARNELFQFNRLHTKISILQDNKPIYYDNTILDPKTTDMTNMCMFDGYTHYLNLVLINCPLELFGARELIEEAEVDGAVSEIASSHLCLKALAKGSEPLLALREKIARLVTQKIQKD from the coding sequence ATGACTACTTACGCTCAAGATTCCAAGCTCAGGCTAAAAACCAAAATAGGAGCTGACGGACGGTGCGTGATTGAAGACAATTTCTTCACGCCCCCCTTTAAACTCATGGCACCCTTTTACCCTAAAGACGATTTAGCTGAAATCATGCTTTTAGCGGTAAGCCCTGGCTTAATGAAAGGCGATGCACAAGACATGCAATTAAACATCGGTCAAAATTGCAAGTTAAGGATCACTTCGCAATCCTTTGAGAAAATCCATAACACAGAAGATGGGTTTGCTAGTAGGGATATGCATATTGTTGTGGGAGAAAACGCCTTTTTAGACTTTGCACCTTTTCCCTTGATCCCCTTTGAAAATGCACATTTTAAGGGTAATACCACGATTTCTTTGTATTCTGGCTCCCAATTGCTTTATAGTGAAATCATTGTCGCAGGGCGAGTGGCTCGTAATGAATTGTTCCAATTCAACCGCTTGCACACTAAAATCTCTATTTTACAAGATAATAAACCTATCTATTACGACAACACGATTTTAGATCCAAAAACCACCGACATGACTAACATGTGCATGTTTGATGGCTATACGCATTATTTGAATCTGGTGCTTATCAATTGCCCTTTAGAGCTATTTGGTGCGCGAGAATTGATTGAAGAAGCTGAAGTGGATGGGGCAGTGAGTGAGATCGCTAGTTCTCATTTATGCCTAAAAGCTTTAGCTAAAGGCTCAGAACCCTTATTAGCTTTAAGAGAAAAAATCGCTCGTTTAGTCACGCAAAAGATTCAAAAAGACTAA
- a CDS encoding glycosyltransferase family 8 protein produces the protein MQDSVIIPIVVAFDNNYCIPAGVSLYSMLANAKTERESKTLL, from the coding sequence GTGCAAGATAGTGTGATTATCCCTATTGTGGTGGCTTTTGATAACAATTATTGTATCCCAGCTGGTGTGAGCTTATATTCTATGCTAGCGAACGCTAAAACAGAGAGAGAGAGTAAAACTCTTTTATAA
- a CDS encoding glycosyltransferase family 8 protein — MDGLSAENIEKLKETLAPFSAFSSVEFLEISTHNTPKENQEIKKNQTIKSDHYQNIDPIIANKIEELFTKLSNYSQKRFSKMIMCRLLLASLFPQYDKMIMFDVDTLFVGDISESFFIPLEAHYFGAVREKDLIAMNRNSAKDLYELRQRRAKSIGVANAFPNLEEAQILFDNYFNAGFLALNLKLWRKENLENQLIGFFILKNEKLLFNDQDALCFVCRGRILELPYPYNAHPSFLDTPSFPSIKEVCMLHFWGDKPWKIFSVFGAKKWHEVLMQTPFKDKYFNTPFLDHLFNHIQNKNNKLRTFNKALSFVDKRRSFAFLLPRLSSRLLVEFLLFKIKQKVKRLVKKMLKAFSII, encoded by the coding sequence GTGGATGGTTTAAGCGCTGAAAATATAGAAAAATTAAAAGAAACTCTCGCTCCTTTTAGCGCTTTTTCTAGCGTAGAGTTTTTGGAGATTTCTACTCATAACACGCCCAAAGAAAACCAAGAAATAAAAAAGAACCAAACCATTAAAAGCGATCATTATCAAAACATTGATCCAATAATAGCCAATAAGATTGAAGAGTTATTCACAAAACTCAGCAATTATTCTCAAAAACGCTTTTCTAAAATGATCATGTGCCGCTTGCTTTTGGCTTCCCTTTTCCCTCAATATGACAAGATGATCATGTTTGATGTGGATACTTTGTTTGTGGGCGATATTAGTGAGAGCTTTTTTATCCCCCTTGAAGCGCATTATTTTGGGGCTGTGAGAGAAAAAGATTTGATCGCTATGAATAGGAATTCGGCTAAGGATTTATACGAATTACGCCAAAGGCGAGCAAAATCTATCGGCGTCGCTAACGCTTTCCCTAATTTAGAAGAAGCTCAAATCCTTTTTGACAACTACTTTAATGCAGGGTTTTTAGCCTTAAACTTAAAATTATGGCGTAAAGAAAATCTTGAAAACCAATTGATTGGATTTTTCATTTTGAAAAATGAAAAACTTTTATTTAACGATCAAGATGCTTTGTGTTTTGTGTGCCGTGGCAGGATTTTAGAATTGCCTTACCCCTATAATGCCCACCCTAGCTTCCTTGACACCCCCTCATTCCCTAGCATTAAAGAAGTGTGCATGTTGCATTTTTGGGGCGATAAGCCTTGGAAAATCTTCAGCGTCTTTGGCGCGAAAAAATGGCATGAAGTTTTGATGCAAACGCCTTTTAAAGATAAATATTTTAACACTCCCTTTTTAGATCACCTCTTTAATCATATTCAAAACAAAAACAACAAACTCCGCACTTTCAACAAAGCCCTATCTTTTGTAGACAAACGGCGTTCTTTTGCATTCCTTTTGCCTAGACTTTCTTCTAGACTCCTTGTAGAATTTTTGCTTTTTAAAATCAAACAAAAAGTGAAGCGGTTGGTTAAAAAAATGCTAAAAGCGTTTTCTATAATCTAA
- a CDS encoding SMI1/KNR4 family protein has product MENIPRTEINWEFVEPLNDNALKGVKDQFKVDLSDAFKDFIKLANYGFSQWRSFMVGNETYAFKHVLNFNLESESLLVILMQSLLALIFKDRFFKSYRLL; this is encoded by the coding sequence ATGGAAAACATTCCTAGAACAGAAATCAATTGGGAATTTGTAGAGCCGCTCAATGACAATGCTCTTAAAGGGGTAAAAGATCAATTCAAAGTGGATTTGAGCGATGCGTTTAAGGATTTTATCAAGCTGGCGAACTATGGTTTTAGTCAATGGCGTTCTTTTATGGTGGGCAATGAGACTTATGCGTTCAAACATGTTTTGAATTTCAACTTAGAGAGCGAGAGTTTATTGGTTATCCTTATGCAAAGCTTGCTCGCATTGATTTTTAAAGATCGCTTTTTTAAAAGCTACCGCTTGCTTTAA
- a CDS encoding bifunctional proline dehydrogenase/L-glutamate gamma-semialdehyde dehydrogenase, whose translation MQKIIDDSLKLAEKLQNRISQHLSEQEKAFHSKMQKLLNNPENKVMLIELMDRSFRCLDNKARFEMIEHVLDKYKSREIFSSFEKLLLMGFLSFGKMLPNMSVPFFVNKIRSDTKAMVLEQEESQLKERILKRKNENIILNVNFIGEEVLGEEEATTRFEKYSQALKSNYIQYISIKITTIFSQINILDFEYSKKEIVKRLDALYALALEEEKKQGIPKFINLDMEEFRDLELTVESFMESIAKFDLNAGIVLQAYIPDSYEYLKKLHAFSKERVLKGLKPIKIRFVKGANMESEETIASVKGWALPTFSSKQDTDSNYNKMLDFILEGDNYKYIHIGTASHNIFEIAYVYTRIHAINDPVVLEHFSFEMLEGMSLQASQELKEMHKLILYAPVCDGAHFNNAIAYLVRRLDENTSSDNFMKAFFNLKVGTSEWKDQEQRFLNSLKGIATLDNSTHRTQDRNAKQNGYTTYPNNSFKNESDTDFILKANREWAKKVREKMHNAPILELYPEIDGRFEDPNLTPLEVFDKIHHKKIASVHLADKEAILKALEVAKSDKSRFSHKSFTEIHALMSQTAQLFRERRGDLIGISALEVGKTFAETDAEVSEAIDFLEFYPYSLRVLQEQNKKTQFTPKGVGVVIAPWNFPVGISVGTIAAPLAAGNRVIYKPSSLSSVTGYKLCECFWDAGVPRDALIYLPSKGSDISEHLLKDESIKFAILTGGEDTAYKMLKANPTLALSAETGGKNATIVSKMADRDQAIKNVIHSAFSNSGQKCSATSLLVLEKEVYEDENFKKTLIDATLSLSVGDPFDFKNKIGTLADKPNEKAIQAMEELKGYENYEIPVSFVNDNPYLMKPSIKYGTKKGDFTHTTELFTPILSVMEAQNLDEAIEIVNSTGYGLTSALESLDEREWEYYLERIEAGNIYINKPTTGAIVLRQPFGGIKKSAVGFGRKVGIFNYITQFVNIHQEEEDDHALTSPLSEALESLIQKGYDEHTHELKRAIFMAKSYAYHYKHEFNQTRDYVKIRGEDNLFSYTKVKSVGYRITENDTLSDMLGVALACLISQIPLIFSAENEYSNKNLTFFLECLKTLRANTPIVYESLQAFSEKLNAFDRVRYLKSDLDLLHEQASALGIVLATAKPCLNGRFELLYYHLERSVSISYHRYGNLGSRVLKQPTCHKSCYAEK comes from the coding sequence ATGCAAAAGATCATTGATGATTCATTAAAATTGGCTGAAAAGCTGCAAAATCGTATCAGTCAGCATTTGAGCGAGCAAGAAAAGGCGTTCCATTCCAAAATGCAAAAGCTTTTAAACAACCCTGAAAACAAAGTCATGCTCATAGAACTTATGGATAGGAGTTTTAGGTGCTTGGACAATAAAGCCCGCTTTGAAATGATTGAGCATGTTTTAGACAAATACAAAAGCCGTGAGATTTTTTCTTCATTTGAAAAATTGCTTTTAATGGGGTTTTTAAGTTTTGGGAAAATGCTGCCCAATATGAGCGTGCCTTTCTTTGTCAATAAGATTAGAAGCGACACTAAAGCGATGGTTTTAGAGCAAGAAGAGAGCCAATTAAAAGAGCGGATTTTAAAAAGAAAAAATGAAAACATCATTTTGAATGTGAATTTTATCGGCGAAGAGGTTTTAGGCGAAGAAGAAGCTACCACGCGTTTTGAAAAATACTCACAAGCCCTAAAATCCAATTACATCCAATACATCTCCATTAAAATCACCACAATTTTTTCTCAAATCAATATCCTTGATTTTGAATACTCTAAAAAAGAGATTGTCAAACGATTAGACGCCCTCTACGCTTTAGCTCTAGAAGAAGAAAAAAAGCAAGGTATCCCTAAATTTATCAATTTAGACATGGAAGAATTTAGAGATTTAGAGCTAACAGTGGAGTCTTTTATGGAGTCTATTGCTAAATTTGACTTGAACGCCGGTATTGTGTTGCAAGCTTATATCCCTGATTCTTATGAATACTTGAAAAAATTGCACGCCTTTTCTAAAGAAAGGGTTTTAAAAGGGTTGAAACCCATTAAAATCCGTTTTGTTAAGGGAGCGAACATGGAGAGCGAAGAGACCATCGCTTCTGTGAAAGGCTGGGCGTTACCCACATTCTCTAGCAAGCAAGACACCGATTCTAACTACAATAAAATGTTAGATTTTATTTTAGAGGGCGATAATTACAAATACATCCACATTGGTACAGCGAGCCATAACATTTTTGAAATCGCCTATGTTTATACGCGCATCCATGCCATTAATGACCCTGTTGTGTTGGAGCATTTTAGCTTTGAAATGCTAGAGGGCATGAGCTTGCAAGCGAGCCAAGAATTAAAAGAGATGCACAAACTCATTCTTTATGCACCGGTGTGCGATGGAGCGCATTTCAACAATGCGATTGCTTATTTAGTGAGAAGACTGGATGAAAACACCTCAAGCGATAATTTCATGAAAGCTTTCTTCAATCTCAAAGTAGGCACGAGCGAATGGAAAGACCAAGAACAACGCTTTTTAAATAGCCTTAAAGGGATCGCTACTTTAGATAATTCCACTCACAGAACCCAAGATAGAAACGCCAAACAAAACGGGTATACGACTTACCCAAACAACTCTTTTAAAAACGAAAGCGATACCGATTTTATTTTAAAAGCCAACCGAGAGTGGGCCAAAAAAGTGCGTGAAAAAATGCATAACGCCCCTATTTTAGAGCTTTACCCAGAAATTGATGGGAGGTTTGAAGATCCTAACCTAACCCCTTTAGAAGTCTTTGATAAAATCCATCATAAAAAAATCGCTAGCGTGCATTTAGCGGATAAAGAAGCGATTTTAAAAGCCCTAGAAGTCGCTAAAAGCGATAAAAGCCGTTTCAGTCACAAAAGTTTTACAGAAATCCATGCTTTAATGAGTCAAACCGCCCAACTTTTTAGAGAAAGAAGAGGCGATTTAATAGGGATTTCGGCTTTAGAAGTGGGTAAGACTTTTGCTGAAACGGATGCGGAAGTGAGCGAAGCCATTGACTTTTTAGAGTTTTATCCTTATAGCTTAAGGGTGTTGCAAGAGCAAAACAAAAAAACGCAATTCACCCCCAAAGGCGTGGGTGTCGTCATTGCTCCGTGGAATTTCCCTGTGGGCATTTCCGTAGGCACTATCGCTGCCCCCCTAGCCGCTGGCAATCGTGTGATTTACAAGCCTTCAAGTTTGTCTAGTGTGACGGGCTATAAGCTTTGTGAGTGTTTTTGGGATGCCGGCGTGCCTAGAGATGCACTCATTTACTTGCCCTCTAAAGGGAGTGATATTAGCGAGCATCTTTTAAAAGATGAAAGCATCAAGTTTGCTATTTTAACAGGGGGCGAAGACACCGCTTATAAAATGCTTAAAGCTAACCCTACTTTAGCCTTGAGTGCAGAAACAGGCGGTAAAAACGCTACCATTGTGAGCAAAATGGCAGACAGGGATCAGGCGATTAAAAATGTTATCCATTCAGCTTTTAGCAATTCAGGGCAAAAATGCTCTGCGACTTCGCTTTTAGTGTTAGAAAAAGAAGTCTATGAAGATGAGAATTTTAAAAAGACTTTGATAGACGCTACTTTAAGCCTTAGCGTGGGCGATCCTTTTGATTTTAAAAACAAAATCGGCACTTTAGCAGACAAACCCAATGAAAAAGCCATTCAGGCGATGGAGGAGTTGAAAGGCTATGAAAATTACGAGATCCCAGTAAGCTTTGTGAATGATAACCCCTATTTGATGAAACCAAGCATTAAATACGGCACTAAAAAGGGCGATTTCACGCATACAACCGAGCTTTTTACCCCTATTTTATCGGTAATGGAAGCGCAAAATTTAGATGAAGCGATAGAGATAGTCAATTCTACCGGCTATGGGCTTACGAGCGCGTTAGAGTCTCTAGATGAAAGGGAGTGGGAGTATTATTTAGAACGCATTGAAGCCGGTAATATTTATATCAATAAACCCACCACAGGGGCTATTGTTTTACGGCAGCCTTTTGGAGGGATTAAAAAATCCGCTGTAGGGTTTGGGAGAAAGGTGGGTATTTTTAACTATATCACGCAATTTGTGAATATCCATCAAGAAGAAGAGGACGATCACGCTTTAACAAGCCCTTTAAGCGAAGCTTTAGAAAGCTTGATTCAAAAAGGCTATGATGAGCATACGCATGAGTTGAAGCGCGCGATTTTTATGGCAAAGAGCTACGCTTATCACTATAAGCATGAATTCAATCAAACTAGAGACTATGTCAAAATCAGAGGCGAAGACAACCTCTTTTCTTACACTAAAGTTAAAAGCGTGGGTTATCGCATCACAGAAAATGACACCTTAAGCGATATGTTAGGCGTTGCTTTGGCTTGCTTGATCTCTCAAATCCCTTTAATTTTTAGTGCAGAAAACGAGTATTCCAATAAAAATCTAACATTTTTCCTAGAATGCTTAAAAACGCTCCGAGCAAATACCCCTATTGTTTATGAAAGCTTGCAAGCTTTTAGCGAGAAATTAAACGCTTTTGATCGTGTCCGCTATTTAAAAAGCGATTTAGATTTATTACACGAGCAAGCGAGCGCTTTAGGGATAGTTTTAGCCACCGCTAAACCATGCTTGAATGGGCGTTTTGAATTGTTGTATTACCACTTAGAGCGATCCGTTAGCATCTCTTATCATCGTTATGGGAATTTAGGATCAAGGGTTTTAAAGCAACCCACTTGCCACAAGTCATGCTACGCTGAAAAATAA
- the putP gene encoding sodium/proline symporter PutP, whose protein sequence is MGHGHVILSTPIVTMFVAYSLLMLYIGFYFYKQNETTEDYFLGDRSMGPVISALSAGASDMSGWLLMGLPGALYVGGLINSHIAIGLSLGALINWVFVAKRLRIYTSVIANSITISDYFETRFSDNKHILRLISAFVILIFFIFYISSGLVSGAKLFEATFGIQYDYALTIGTLIIVSYTFSGGYKAVCWTDLIQGLLMMSALIVVPVAMLIQIGGIRESIQIIREIKPENLSFLQGSSTVAIISSLAWGLGYFGQPHILVRFMSIRSIKDVPKATTIGISWMVISLIGACAMGLLGVAYVHKFDLSLQDPEKIFIVMSQLLFNPWITGILLSAILAAVMSTASSQLLVSSSTIAEDFYTTIFNKNAPQKLVMAISRLSVLGVTCIAFFISMDKNASILSIVSYAWAGFGASFGSVILFSLFWSRMTRIGAIAGMLSGASTVILYDKFGKSFLDIYEIVPGFIAASIAIVVFSLFSSVRADTKEAFETMLKEIESLKH, encoded by the coding sequence ATGGGACATGGACATGTTATTTTAAGCACCCCTATTGTTACGATGTTTGTCGCTTATTCGCTGTTAATGCTCTACATTGGTTTTTATTTTTACAAACAAAATGAAACAACCGAAGATTATTTCTTAGGCGATCGCTCCATGGGTCCTGTGATTAGCGCTTTGAGTGCAGGGGCGAGTGACATGAGCGGGTGGCTTTTAATGGGATTACCGGGCGCTCTGTATGTGGGAGGGCTTATCAACTCGCACATCGCCATAGGATTGAGTTTGGGGGCATTGATTAACTGGGTTTTTGTGGCTAAACGCTTACGCATTTACACGAGCGTGATCGCTAATTCCATCACCATTTCAGATTATTTTGAAACGCGTTTTAGCGATAACAAACACATTTTGCGCTTGATTTCAGCCTTTGTGATTTTAATTTTTTTTATCTTCTATATTTCTTCAGGGCTTGTGAGTGGGGCTAAACTCTTTGAAGCGACTTTTGGCATCCAATACGATTACGCTTTAACCATCGGCACGCTGATTATTGTTTCTTACACCTTTTCAGGAGGGTATAAGGCGGTGTGCTGGACGGATTTGATTCAAGGGCTTTTGATGATGAGTGCTTTAATCGTGGTGCCGGTTGCTATGCTCATTCAAATCGGTGGGATTAGAGAGAGCATTCAAATCATTAGAGAAATCAAGCCTGAAAACCTTTCTTTTTTACAAGGCTCTAGCACAGTCGCCATTATTTCAAGCCTTGCTTGGGGGTTAGGCTATTTTGGACAACCCCATATTTTAGTGCGCTTCATGTCCATTCGCTCCATTAAAGATGTCCCTAAAGCGACCACTATTGGTATCTCTTGGATGGTCATTTCTTTGATTGGGGCATGCGCTATGGGTCTTTTAGGCGTTGCGTATGTGCATAAATTTGATTTAAGCTTACAAGACCCTGAAAAGATTTTCATTGTGATGAGTCAATTGCTCTTTAACCCTTGGATCACAGGCATTTTATTGAGCGCGATTTTAGCTGCGGTGATGAGCACGGCTAGTTCGCAACTGCTTGTAAGCTCTTCTACCATTGCTGAAGATTTCTACACAACGATCTTTAACAAAAACGCCCCACAAAAACTAGTAATGGCAATTTCTAGGCTTTCGGTTTTAGGGGTGACTTGCATCGCTTTTTTCATTTCAATGGATAAAAACGCTAGCATTCTTAGTATTGTGAGTTACGCATGGGCTGGCTTTGGCGCGAGTTTTGGATCGGTGATTTTGTTTTCGCTTTTTTGGTCAAGAATGACACGAATTGGAGCGATTGCTGGCATGCTCTCTGGGGCTAGCACGGTGATTTTATACGATAAATTTGGTAAAAGCTTTTTGGATATTTATGAAATCGTCCCAGGCTTTATTGCAGCGAGTATAGCTATTGTTGTGTTCAGTCTTTTTTCTAGCGTGCGAGCAGACACTAAAGAAGCTTTTGAAACCATGCTTAAAGAAATTGAAAGCTTAAAACATTGA
- a CDS encoding glycosyltransferase family 8 protein — MQDSVIIPIVVAFDNNYCIPAGVSLYSMLANAKTERERVKLFYKIHCLVDGLSAENIEKLKETLAPFSAFSSVEFLEISTHNTPKENQEIKKNQTIKSDHYQNIDPIIANKIEELFTKLSNYSQKRFSKMIMCRLLLASLFPQYDKMIMFDVDTLFVGDISESFFIPLEAHYFGAVREKDLIAMNRNSAKDLYELRQRRAKSIGVANAFPNLEEAQILFDNYFNAGFLALNLKLWRKENLENQLIGFFILKNEKLLFNDQDALCFVCRGRILELPYPYNAHPSFLDTPSFPSIKEVCMLHFWGDKPWKIFSVFGAKKWHEVLMQTPFKDKYFNTPFLDHLFNHIQNKNNKLRTFNKALSFVDKRRSFAFLLPRLSSRLLIEFLLFKIKQKVKRLVKKMLKAFSMI; from the coding sequence GTGCAAGATAGTGTGATTATCCCTATTGTGGTGGCTTTTGATAACAATTATTGTATCCCAGCTGGTGTGAGCTTATATTCTATGCTAGCGAACGCTAAAACAGAGAGAGAGAGAGTAAAACTCTTTTATAAAATCCATTGTTTAGTGGATGGTTTAAGCGCTGAAAATATAGAAAAATTAAAAGAAACTCTCGCTCCTTTTAGCGCTTTTTCTAGCGTAGAGTTTTTGGAGATTTCTACTCATAACACGCCCAAAGAAAACCAAGAAATAAAAAAGAACCAAACCATTAAAAGCGATCATTATCAAAACATTGATCCAATAATAGCCAATAAGATTGAAGAGTTATTCACAAAACTCAGCAATTATTCTCAAAAACGCTTTTCTAAAATGATCATGTGCCGCTTGCTTTTGGCTTCCCTTTTCCCTCAATATGACAAGATGATCATGTTTGATGTGGATACTTTGTTTGTGGGCGATATTAGTGAGAGCTTTTTTATCCCCCTTGAAGCGCATTATTTTGGGGCTGTGAGAGAAAAAGATTTGATCGCTATGAATAGGAATTCGGCTAAGGATTTATACGAATTACGCCAAAGGCGAGCAAAATCTATCGGCGTCGCTAACGCTTTCCCTAATTTAGAAGAAGCTCAAATCCTTTTTGACAACTACTTTAATGCAGGGTTTTTAGCCTTAAACTTAAAATTATGGCGTAAAGAAAATCTTGAAAACCAATTGATTGGATTTTTCATTTTGAAAAATGAAAAACTTTTATTTAACGATCAAGATGCTTTGTGTTTTGTGTGCCGTGGCAGGATTTTAGAATTGCCTTACCCCTATAATGCCCACCCTAGCTTCCTTGACACCCCCTCATTCCCTAGCATTAAAGAAGTGTGCATGTTGCATTTTTGGGGCGATAAGCCTTGGAAAATCTTCAGCGTCTTTGGCGCGAAAAAATGGCATGAAGTTTTGATGCAAACGCCTTTTAAAGATAAATATTTTAACACTCCCTTTTTAGATCACCTCTTTAATCATATTCAAAACAAAAACAACAAACTCCGCACTTTCAACAAAGCCCTATCTTTTGTAGACAAACGGCGTTCTTTTGCATTCCTTTTGCCTAGACTTTCTTCTAGACTCCTTATAGAATTTTTGCTTTTTAAAATCAAACAAAAAGTGAAGCGGTTGGTTAAAAAAATGCTAAAAGCATTTTCTATGATCTAA